Part of the Flavobacterium sp. MDT1-60 genome, TGGAGGTTACGTACATTTGGACCGCGCTTTAATCAACGATGTAAATTAATACCATATGAATAACCGAATTGATGCACACCAACATTTTTGGAAATTTGATCCCGTAAGAGATAGCTGGATCGATGAAACCATGCAGAAAATTCAAAGAGATTTTTTGCCCGAAGATCTTTTGCCGTTGCTTCAGGAAAATCAGTTTTCAGGCTGTGTTGCTGTTCAGGCAAGTCAGTCGGAAGATGAAACTAATTTTTTGATAAATCTCGCAGCAAAAAATGATTTCATAAAAGGAGTCGTGGGGTGGGTAGATTTGCGCGGTGTAACAATTGAAGAACGATTAAATCATTTTTCAAATCATAAAAAGATAAAAGGTTTTCGACATGTCGTTCAGGGCGAAGCGGATGATTTTATGCTGAGAAAAGATTTCCAAAACGGAATCGCTGCTTTGAAACAGTTTAATTATACGTATGATATTCTTATTTTTCATCGACAGTTACCTGCTGCCATAAATTTGGTAAATCAGTTTCCGGATCAGCCTTTTGTAATCGATCATATCGCAAAACCGGATATTAAATCGGGAGATATTTCATCATGGAAAAAGGGAATTGTAGAAATTGCCAAAGCCGAAAATGTCTTGTGCAAAATCTCTGGAATGGTTACCGAAGCCAATTGGGAAACATGGAAAACAGATGATTTAAAACCTTATTTAGATGTTATTTTTGAAAATTTTTCTGCTGATAAATTAATGTTCGGGTCAGATTGGCCGGTTTGTAATGTGGCTTCAAATTATACAGAAGTGGTAAAAACTTTAGAAGATTATATTGCTCAATTAGCTGTACAAAATCAAAATAAAATCTGGCATGAAAATGCTACATCATTTTATAAACTTTAGTTTTAAATTGATAAAACTTAAATTTTAAAAGTGCTTCTAAAAGTTTAAATCAAGTTTTTTTGATCAAATTTGGAAGCACTTTTTATTTTTCCATTATATTTTTAAAGCCCTTTCGTCATTATAAAATTTGATTTTTCAATTGAATTAAAAATAATGCAAATTCATAAAGTTAAATTTTTAGAATTTCTATAGATTAAGTATATTTTAAAAGCACTTCAAAAAGACTTTTCTGCGTTATTTTTTACTTCCTTTTTACCAATTTGGTTTTAGACTTTCTATCTAATTTTCATGTAATTAGATACGTTTTTACTTCTTTTTTCCTTGAATTCTTTTTTCCGTTTTAGTATTTGCTTCAATTGTTAAGATTTAGTTATCAATCGAATACGTTTCGTTTCATACAAGGATAGTACAGGATAGTTATGTTTTTTACATTCTCTTATTTTACACCATAATATTTTAGATTATTGTTAAAAAGATATAAAATGTCGAATATAAATACAACACCTATGAATTTTAAGCATGTAAGCTATCTGTGGGATGAGTCTAAGGCAGCAGCTTTGGCAGGAGATGAAGTAGCGCTTTTCATTTATCGTTCCAACCTTTTGGGAGCTGATTTGCGATTGACCAATTACGGAGGAGGAAATACTTCAGTTAAGATTACGGACAAGGATCCTTTAACGGGAGCAGACTCAGAAGTAATGTGGATCAAGGGTTCCGGAGGAGATATCGGAACACTTACAAAATCAGGTTGTGCGGCACTTTATTTAGAGAGACTTCGTAATCTGGAGAATGTTTACAGAGGCATTGAATTTGAAGATGAGATGGTAGAATTATTCAACCACTGTATTTTCGATCTGGCTTCAAAAGCGCCTTCTATCGATACACCATTACACGGATTCTTACCCTTCAAACATATTGACCACCTGCATCCTGATGCGGCTATTGCCATTGCAGCAGCGAAAGACGGAGCAAAAATCACCGAGGAATTATTCAACGGTGAAATCGGCTGGGTGGGCTGGCAGCGTCCTGGGTTCGACCTTGGACTTCAGCTAAGATCATGCCTTGAAGAAGCGGAGAAAAAGGGAAAAAAATTACGAGGCATCATGCTGGGTTCTCACGGACTTTTCACTTGGGGAGATACAGCATACGAAAGTTATATCAACACCCTTGAAGTAATCGAGAAATGTGCGACTTACTTAGAGAACAACTATGGAAAAAAACGTCCTGTTTTTGGAGGACAAAAAATAGAAAGCCTTGAGCTGGACCAAAGAAGATTAAAAGCTGCAAAAGTGGCCCCGATCCTGCGAGGATTCTGCTCATCAGAGCGCCAGATGATCGGACATTATACTGATGATGCACGAGTTTTGGAATTCATCAATTCTAATGATTTGGAGAAACTGGCTCCACTTGGAACTTCTTGTCCGGACCACTTTTTAAGAACTAAAATCAGTCCGCTAGTTTTGGAACTGGATCCAAACGAAGACCTGTCAGATGTAAACGCTATCAAAGCAAAATTACAACCTGCTTTTGAAGCCTACAGGGCGATGTACAAGGATTATTACAATGCCTGCAAGAAATCAAATTCACCGGCAATGCGTGACCCAAATCCTGTGGTAATTTTATATCCCGGAGTTGGAATGTTCACTTTTGCCAAGGATAAAACCATGGCACGTCTGGCATCAGAATATTATGTGAATGCAGTGAACGTAATGAAAGGCGCAGAGGCAGTTTCAGAATATACTTCACTGCCACATCAGGAAGCTTTTGATATTGAATATTGGTTACTCGAAGAAGCTAAACTTCAAAGAATGCCAAAACCAAAAGCACTTTCAGGAAGAGTAGCCCTAATCACCGGATCAGCCGGAGGAATAGGAAAGGCAATTGCCAGGAAATTTGCTCAGGAAGGCGCCTGTGTCATTATCAATGATATCAATGAAGAAAGACTGGAAGAAGCAACAAAAGACTTTATCAAGTCATTCGGAAAAGATGCCGTATCAAGTACACTATTGAATGTAACAGATGAAAAGAGCACTGAAAAAGCATTAGACGAAGCTTGCCTTGCTTTTGGAGGCGTGGATATCGTGGTAAACAATGCCGGAATCAGTATCTCAAAATCAATCGCCGAACATACCCTTGAAGAATGGGACAGATTATATGACATTCTGGTAAAAGGACAATTTATTGTATCGAAAGCCGGAACTGAAGTAATGCGTAAACAAGGCTTTGGCGGAGACATTGTAAACATTGTTTCTAAAAATGCTGTTGTTGCAGGTCCGAACAACCCTGGATATGGATCGGCCAAAGCAGCCCAGGCTCACTTGACTCGCCTTATGGCAGC contains:
- a CDS encoding amidohydrolase, encoding MNNRIDAHQHFWKFDPVRDSWIDETMQKIQRDFLPEDLLPLLQENQFSGCVAVQASQSEDETNFLINLAAKNDFIKGVVGWVDLRGVTIEERLNHFSNHKKIKGFRHVVQGEADDFMLRKDFQNGIAALKQFNYTYDILIFHRQLPAAINLVNQFPDQPFVIDHIAKPDIKSGDISSWKKGIVEIAKAENVLCKISGMVTEANWETWKTDDLKPYLDVIFENFSADKLMFGSDWPVCNVASNYTEVVKTLEDYIAQLAVQNQNKIWHENATSFYKL
- a CDS encoding bifunctional aldolase/short-chain dehydrogenase, with product MSNINTTPMNFKHVSYLWDESKAAALAGDEVALFIYRSNLLGADLRLTNYGGGNTSVKITDKDPLTGADSEVMWIKGSGGDIGTLTKSGCAALYLERLRNLENVYRGIEFEDEMVELFNHCIFDLASKAPSIDTPLHGFLPFKHIDHLHPDAAIAIAAAKDGAKITEELFNGEIGWVGWQRPGFDLGLQLRSCLEEAEKKGKKLRGIMLGSHGLFTWGDTAYESYINTLEVIEKCATYLENNYGKKRPVFGGQKIESLELDQRRLKAAKVAPILRGFCSSERQMIGHYTDDARVLEFINSNDLEKLAPLGTSCPDHFLRTKISPLVLELDPNEDLSDVNAIKAKLQPAFEAYRAMYKDYYNACKKSNSPAMRDPNPVVILYPGVGMFTFAKDKTMARLASEYYVNAVNVMKGAEAVSEYTSLPHQEAFDIEYWLLEEAKLQRMPKPKALSGRVALITGSAGGIGKAIARKFAQEGACVIINDINEERLEEATKDFIKSFGKDAVSSTLLNVTDEKSTEKALDEACLAFGGVDIVVNNAGISISKSIAEHTLEEWDRLYDILVKGQFIVSKAGTEVMRKQGFGGDIVNIVSKNAVVAGPNNPGYGSAKAAQAHLTRLMAAELGADKIRVNTVNPDAVISDSNIWSGGWAEGRAKAYGITVEELPAYYAKRTLLNEIILPDDIANACFAFTGGLLSKSTGNALNVDGGVSMGFYR